Part of the Methanolobus chelungpuianus genome is shown below.
TCCGGGTTATTTCCGTTAACAATAACAAGACTATCTATTGCGCCATCGTTTATCAGGACTTGCGCAATTTCATTTTTGAACAATTCGCAGCCTATTATACTTAATAATGGCATGTATCATTACTCCTTCATCTTTTTGCTGAGCGCTGCAGAACTGGAATTCCTGCCGGATGGCCGCAGGTATGACTGAACGTATCCGGGTTGCAGAAAAAAGCATCTTTGGTAAAATACAGTGCTGTTGAGTTCTGCTTATTGCCCATATTATACTACCCCATTATTGATGGGGTAGCAAGTACTATAAAAAGTCATCGTGACCTTTATATAATAAGTCTCAGGGTGCATGGTTATCATGAAAGACGATCGATAAAAACCTTGCAGATGCCACCAATGTTGAACCTGCTACAGATGCAAACGATACTTTTATAACAAATAGGTGTTACTATAATTACAATTTCAGGAGCCCATATGCTCCCGGGATTGTGAATTATCGATGCGGTAATTTAAAATGGATATTACACAGGTGAACCCGGATATTGCTTCAGCACGCTGTGAAAAGGCCCGGGCTTAACCTGAAAATGGCGTATTCATGCCACAAAAGCAATAATTTGTGCTTATAATGGGAATTTCCAGTGTACACATATAAATGCCGACTCTGCCATTTATTGAAGCTTTATGTGTCCACCAGCCGAAACAACCTTACAAAGCATGTGGAGTCAAAAGGCAGGACTACGGAGAAAATGAGATGAACGAATCAGTGTTTGGAGTAAAAGACGACAAGCAACTCGTATACATTCCCGAAAAATGTATTGGTTGTGGAACGTGCGTGATGGCATGTCCTAAGGGTTCATTGGTAATCGGCTCAGTGGGAGCTGTTGCCAGAGGGCTCATAGACAAGGATTTCCTGGAGAACAGGTCAGAACTCTGCATCCTTTGCGGGATATGTGCCAAGACCTGCCCCACAGGCGCACTTGAACTGAGACAGGCAGGCAAAACTGTAAACGACAACAGCTATATCAGGGTTGCACTCAAGCCAACTACTGTTGACGCTGAAAAGTGTGTCCATTGCGGCCACTGCGAGCAGATCTGCCCTCAGGATTGCATAGAGGTCAAGCAGTGGCTTGCCAATGACGGCAGCGCACGTGTGGAAGGTGAAACTAAGATCGATAACGAATGCTGCGTACACTGCGGATGGTGCATGGAAGTCTGTCCGGTAGATGCTATCGCAGTAGAGAAACCATTCGAGGGCACCTGGCACAGGGATGAGAACACCTGTGTAGCATGCAGGACCTGTGTTGACACCTGCCCGTGCAATGCTCTTTTCAACCCCGAGTGGGGTGCAGGTGAAAGGGTGGATAAGGTCGCACAGCGCCCGGACGTATGCATCTACTGTGGGGCATGTGACGTATCCTGTCCGGTCAATGCGATCACCGTGACCAAGACCGCAATAGTACCGGCAGTGGAGAAGAAGGCCCTCCTTGAGAAGAAACTGCTCAACTCTGACGTGCCAAGACCCACACTCGCCTCCAGACTGGAGACTGATGAAGAGGCATGCCTGGGATGCGGTAACTGTGTTATCGTTTGCCCTGTCAATGCAAGCGACGCAGATGTCGGTGCAGGCTACCTTAATGAAGTTGACAGCAAGAAGCTCCTTGAAGTAAGGAACGGTGTTGTCAATGTGGTCGATCAGGAACTGTGCGGTTCCTGTGGAGCGTGTGCCATGATATGCCCGGTCGATGCAATAAGATTAGTAGTAAAGGAGGTATAAAATGGCTGGAACAATAGCAATCAAGAACGGTTATGTCTTCGACCCCCTCAACGAGATAAACGGGGAGAGGATGGACATCTTCATCCGCAACGGCAAGGTCGTAACAGAGCTTTCCGCTGCTGAGCTCAAGGATGCCAAGGAGATCGATGCCTCCGGCAAGACTGTAATGCCTGGTGGTGTCGATTCACACTCACACGTGGCCGGTGCAAAGGTCAACGTGGGCAGGATGATGAGGCCTGAGGACCATTACAAGTTCTACCAGAAGAAGACGCCCCTTACACATTCCGGCTGCGGATACAGTGTTCCTTCCGTGTACCTGGGAGGATACGAGTACTCAAAGATGGGTTACACTACAGTCTTCGAGGCGGCTGTTCCACCCATGGAAGCACGCCACACCCATGAGGAGATGCGCGCTACCCCTATGCTTGATATGGGCGGGTACCTCGTCTTGGGTAACAACTGGTTCCTTATGAGATACCTTAAGGAAGGAGACATCGAGAAGGCTGCAGCTTACATTTCCTGGATGATGAGGACGCACAAGACCTATGGTATAAAGTGTGTGAACCCTGCGGGTGTGGAGAACTGGGGATGGGGAGAGAATGTCCATGCCCTGGATCAGGCCAACATCCACTTCGAGGTCACACCCGAGGATATTATCAAGGGACTTGCAGAGCTTAACGAGATGCTCGGATTCTCAATGCCTGTGCACCTGCACGCAAACAATCTCGGACACCCGGGCTGCTGGGAGATCACAAGGGATTCGCTCAAGATCCCCAAGAACATAAAGGCACGCCCCAAGGACCATAATGTCGAATGGGCAGAGACAAAGGTCAATCCCAGAAGGCATGAATCAGTCTACCTTACACACTGCCAGTTCAACGCCTTTGGAGGAACATCCTGGAGGGACTTCGAATCAGGTGTGAAGGGAATAACTGACTATGTCAACAGCCACGACCATGTGGTGATGGACAGCGGTTGTGTGCCATTCGGTGACGCAACAGTGATGACCGGTGACGGACCTGCTATCCACGACCTGTATGTGCTTACCGGTAACAAATGGTCCAATACCGATGTCGAGTGTGAGTGCGGTTCAGGTGTACTGCCTTTCACATACCTCAAGAGCAACCCCGTACACAGCGTACAGTGGGCAATGGGTCTCGAGGTGCTGCTTTATGTCAAGGACGCATGGAAGAGCATCATGACAACCGACAGCCCCAACGGCGGACCTTTCATAAAGTACCCGCAGGTCATTGCCTGGCTCATGTCCAACAAGGCAAGGCAGGACACCCTCAACGAGTGCCACAAGTGGGCAGCAGACAGGTCAGGCCTGGCTGCAGAGACAAGGGAAATGACCCTTAACGAGATAGCTATCGTCACCCGTGCAAATGCTGCAAGGACCATAGGTCTTTCACACAGCAAGGGTACCCTCGGCGTAGGAGCGGACGGAGATGTGGCAATCTACGATCTCGACCCTGCAAAACTAGAGGTCAGCGACTACGAGAGCATTATCAGGGCCTTTGAGAACGCAGCATATACCATCAAGGGCGGTGAGGTTGTATGCCAGAGGGGAGAGATCGTAGCGATCCCTGAGAAGAAGACCTACTACTCTGACATAGCCGTGAACGCTGATGAAGAGAAGAAGATGATCGAGGATGTCAAGAACTGGTTCAAGTACTACACCATAGGTTTCAGCAACTACCCGACACCTGAGAAGTACCTTGCAAACCCGACCCCGATCAAGATCGATGCAGAGGTGTGAATCCCATGGCAGAAGTAATTCTTAAACCCGTATCCAAGTTCG
Proteins encoded:
- a CDS encoding 4Fe-4S binding protein → MNESVFGVKDDKQLVYIPEKCIGCGTCVMACPKGSLVIGSVGAVARGLIDKDFLENRSELCILCGICAKTCPTGALELRQAGKTVNDNSYIRVALKPTTVDAEKCVHCGHCEQICPQDCIEVKQWLANDGSARVEGETKIDNECCVHCGWCMEVCPVDAIAVEKPFEGTWHRDENTCVACRTCVDTCPCNALFNPEWGAGERVDKVAQRPDVCIYCGACDVSCPVNAITVTKTAIVPAVEKKALLEKKLLNSDVPRPTLASRLETDEEACLGCGNCVIVCPVNASDADVGAGYLNEVDSKKLLEVRNGVVNVVDQELCGSCGACAMICPVDAIRLVVKEV
- a CDS encoding formylmethanofuran dehydrogenase subunit A; the protein is MAGTIAIKNGYVFDPLNEINGERMDIFIRNGKVVTELSAAELKDAKEIDASGKTVMPGGVDSHSHVAGAKVNVGRMMRPEDHYKFYQKKTPLTHSGCGYSVPSVYLGGYEYSKMGYTTVFEAAVPPMEARHTHEEMRATPMLDMGGYLVLGNNWFLMRYLKEGDIEKAAAYISWMMRTHKTYGIKCVNPAGVENWGWGENVHALDQANIHFEVTPEDIIKGLAELNEMLGFSMPVHLHANNLGHPGCWEITRDSLKIPKNIKARPKDHNVEWAETKVNPRRHESVYLTHCQFNAFGGTSWRDFESGVKGITDYVNSHDHVVMDSGCVPFGDATVMTGDGPAIHDLYVLTGNKWSNTDVECECGSGVLPFTYLKSNPVHSVQWAMGLEVLLYVKDAWKSIMTTDSPNGGPFIKYPQVIAWLMSNKARQDTLNECHKWAADRSGLAAETREMTLNEIAIVTRANAARTIGLSHSKGTLGVGADGDVAIYDLDPAKLEVSDYESIIRAFENAAYTIKGGEVVCQRGEIVAIPEKKTYYSDIAVNADEEKKMIEDVKNWFKYYTIGFSNYPTPEKYLANPTPIKIDAEV